One Erpetoichthys calabaricus chromosome 9, fErpCal1.3, whole genome shotgun sequence genomic region harbors:
- the c8g gene encoding complement component C8 gamma chain isoform X1 — protein sequence MAARWLCLLVLLGLLSGGSGALPKKRKEPEKPLDKIAIQKNFNLDQFLGKWYLVGVASKCNYLRENNFRVEATTIQLSHPTEAKETVAISTLRKLNLQCWDLRQTLALTDKAGKFVLKGKRKANDLTIVVGDTDYATYAIMYLQKQNMITMKLYGRSVDLSDQMIEKFEGLAASQGITEDLVYYFPRYGFCDTVDESYTVSKCLHR from the exons ATGGCTGCCCGGTGGCTGTGCCTCCTAGTCCTGCTTGGGCTCCTCTCAGGAGGGAGCGGCGCACTTCCCAAGAAGAGGAAGGAGCCGGAGAAGCCCCTCGACAAGATTGCCATCCAGAAAAACTTCAATCTCGACCAG TTCCTTGGAAAGTGGTACCTAGTTGGCGTGGCTTCCAAGTGCAACTACCTGCGGGAGAACAACTTTCGGGTGGAGGCCACCACGATTCAGCTGAGCCACCCCACCGAGGCCAAGGAGACCGTGGCCATCAGCACGCTGCGCAAGCT AAACCTGCAGTGTTGGGACCTGCGGCAGACCTTGGCCCTGACCGACAAGGCTGGCAAGTTTGTCCTCAAAG GAAAGAGGAAAGCGAATGACCTGACCATTGTGGTGGGTGACACGGACTACGCCACCTATGCCATCATGTACCTCCAGAAACAGAATATGATCACCATGAAGCTGTATG GTAGGTCGGTGGACCTGTCGGACCAGATGATCGAGAAGTTTGAGGGGCTGGCCGCCTCTCAGGGTATCACAGAAGACTTGGTCTACTACTTCCCCCGATATG GTTTCTGTGACACAGTGGACGAGTCTTACACTGTCAGTAAGTGTCTTCATCGCTAG
- the c8g gene encoding complement component C8 gamma chain isoform X2 has protein sequence MAARWLCLLVLLGLLSGGSGALPKKRKEPEKPLDKIAIQKNFNLDQFLGKWYLVGVASKCNYLRENNFRVEATTIQLSHPTEAKETVAISTLRKLNLQCWDLRQTLALTDKAGKFVLKGKRKANDLTIVVGDTDYATYAIMYLQKQNMITMKLYGRSVDLSDQMIEKFEGLAASQGITEDLVYYFPRYGFCDTVDESYTVKM, from the exons ATGGCTGCCCGGTGGCTGTGCCTCCTAGTCCTGCTTGGGCTCCTCTCAGGAGGGAGCGGCGCACTTCCCAAGAAGAGGAAGGAGCCGGAGAAGCCCCTCGACAAGATTGCCATCCAGAAAAACTTCAATCTCGACCAG TTCCTTGGAAAGTGGTACCTAGTTGGCGTGGCTTCCAAGTGCAACTACCTGCGGGAGAACAACTTTCGGGTGGAGGCCACCACGATTCAGCTGAGCCACCCCACCGAGGCCAAGGAGACCGTGGCCATCAGCACGCTGCGCAAGCT AAACCTGCAGTGTTGGGACCTGCGGCAGACCTTGGCCCTGACCGACAAGGCTGGCAAGTTTGTCCTCAAAG GAAAGAGGAAAGCGAATGACCTGACCATTGTGGTGGGTGACACGGACTACGCCACCTATGCCATCATGTACCTCCAGAAACAGAATATGATCACCATGAAGCTGTATG GTAGGTCGGTGGACCTGTCGGACCAGATGATCGAGAAGTTTGAGGGGCTGGCCGCCTCTCAGGGTATCACAGAAGACTTGGTCTACTACTTCCCCCGATATG GTTTCTGTGACACAGTGGACGAGTCTTACACTGTCA AAATGTGA